In Sphaerospermopsis torques-reginae ITEP-024, the genomic window GGTTGAAAGGATGAAAATTAAAATTCAAAACTTTTTAAATCAATGAATTAAGGTTCTTCAGTACCTAAGTATGCCAAAATATTAATTAAACATCAAAAATGTGTTTAAAAATAGAGGCAAAAAGCCAGAGCGCATGAAAAACACCTAAAATGTTAATAAATACCGACCGTATTTATTACTTGATAAGAGTTTCATTGTTTTGGTAAACGCAATTTAGCATAATATGTAATGAAGAGCCTGAATTAATGGCTAAGTTTCAGTAAACAGCATGGCGTAGCTTCCATTCACCATTTGCGTAGTACCACAGATGCGGAGAGCGAAACTGGTCAGTTAAAAGTTGGAAATACTCCCTATCCATAATTGGTTGTTCAAACATTTTACTGGCAATGGGAAATTCTTTCTGAGGCAAACTAAGATAACGGAAAATTTCATCAGCAAAACGTTCAGGAAATTCATGATCAAAACGCTTGACCAAAGCAACTCCCTCATCCCGTTCAATATCACCAGAGCGAATTTCTTGCGCCGCATCATAGCTAGCTCGACCAATGCCAAATTTAATGCCTGTGGTGTAATAGTGGAAGTCATCAATACGGTCATCAATGCTGTTGTACTTGCTGTATGTACCGGGTGTTCTTTCCGGTGATGCCTGAAATCCGCCATTTTCCACTGCATAGTAGTAACACCCTTGGGGATGCCACTTGAGGTAGTAACCCAAATAATGGACTTCCACTTTTCTTTCTGCTAGTTGGTTGGGATCAGCTGGTAGATAGGGCTGTAAATCATTTTGCTCCAAACCAAACTGTTCCTTCAAGTCCCTAATGGAAACTCCTCCCAAGAACACTTGGGATTGATCTGGTGCTGAAAAATAAGCCCAATCCCGCTGGGCTTTATCTGTATCACTGATGGGATTGCCATATTCGGCTTCATTTTCACCATAAAACACCAGTGGAATGTTAAATAGCAATGCCATCTTGGGAGCTAATGACTTTTGCCCAAACATAAAGGCTTGGAAAGGATGAAATAGCAATTCTGTGGAAAGTCTGGTTAACAATCTGTGAACTCGTCCGTTGGGAGTCATCAAATAATTGTCTAAACCGGCATGAATCCAGGATTGGAAGTTTTTCCATCCCCATTCAGTGTAAATGTGAGGTGCCCAAGTTACGGTTAAAGGATTCATTCCATACTTATGTTTCAACACATGGGATGCGTAAAAACTATCTTTACCTCCAGAACCTGGAACGATACAGTCATAGCTACCATCATTCTTCCTAAAACGATCGCAGAGTTGTTTTAATTGTTGTTCTCGCTCTGACCAGTCAATACTGTATTTTTTACGTTCTGCAAAGTTACACGCATCACAGACTCCATGTTCGTCGAAATTGATAGTTTTCTTTTTGCTCTGCTGGGTGTGTTGATACTCCACAGATGAGTTGGGACGCTGATTAGAAATTACACATTGGCGACAAAATTTAACTTCAGAGGGTAACCCATACAAAACATCTGGATTACTTTGTTCCTGAACAAATCGAGATAGGTCAACGGCTGTGGGATAAGAAATTATATTCATATAGTATTTGTGTGATTTACGGGTTTCAAATTTCCACTAAAAAAAAATTTCAAGTACGCGATCGCCTCTCTCAGGGAAGTTTCCGGGGAAACCACAACATCCTGCCAATTTATCTTACTCATGATTAGTACCTATTTTCACCGCAGGATTACCAACTACTATCGATCT contains:
- a CDS encoding N-acetyl sugar amidotransferase — its product is MNIISYPTAVDLSRFVQEQSNPDVLYGLPSEVKFCRQCVISNQRPNSSVEYQHTQQSKKKTINFDEHGVCDACNFAERKKYSIDWSEREQQLKQLCDRFRKNDGSYDCIVPGSGGKDSFYASHVLKHKYGMNPLTVTWAPHIYTEWGWKNFQSWIHAGLDNYLMTPNGRVHRLLTRLSTELLFHPFQAFMFGQKSLAPKMALLFNIPLVFYGENEAEYGNPISDTDKAQRDWAYFSAPDQSQVFLGGVSIRDLKEQFGLEQNDLQPYLPADPNQLAERKVEVHYLGYYLKWHPQGCYYYAVENGGFQASPERTPGTYSKYNSIDDRIDDFHYYTTGIKFGIGRASYDAAQEIRSGDIERDEGVALVKRFDHEFPERFADEIFRYLSLPQKEFPIASKMFEQPIMDREYFQLLTDQFRSPHLWYYANGEWKLRHAVY